The sequence below is a genomic window from Elusimicrobiota bacterium.
ATTTAGTACTGCAAGTTGGGCATGTAGAAAGATTTAATCCGGCCGTCGTAAGCGCACAAAATTACATCAATAATCCAAGACTTATTGAAGTTGACAGGCTTGGCCCTTATGATCCTAGAACAAGTCATATTGGGGTAGTTCTGGATCTAATGATTCATGATTTAGATATTTTACTTACTCTTGTAAAAGACAAAGTCTCAAGCCTTGAAGCGCATGGGGCAAAGATTTTGTCAGATAATGAGGATATAGTAAAAGTAAGAATTAAATTTGGCAATGGATGTGTAGCTGATCTCTCGGCAAGCCGGGTTTCACTGGAGAAATATAGAAGAATAAGGATTTTTCAGCCAGATAGTTATATTTCCATAGATTATGCCGGCAAAAGCTTAAAGGTATTCAGAAAAAAAAGAGACATTGTGAAAAGTTTTTCGGATATAGAAATCATAAGGCCCATTCTAAGCCCCGAAGAACCTTTATATTTAGAATTGGACCATTTTCTTTCATGTGTAAATGAAGGGAAAAAACCGATAGTGTCCGGTGAACATGGCCGAGATGCAATGGAACTTGCTTTAGAAATTCTAAAAAATATGGTTTTTTAAGGAGAACATTTTGGCGAAAAATATATTCATTTCAGCAGGAGATATTTCAGGAGATT
It includes:
- a CDS encoding Gfo/Idh/MocA family oxidoreductase, whose protein sequence is MGKIKTAVIGVGSLGQHHARILSKHPKSELIAVVDSDIKRAEKIASIYKVPFFSDTEKIKNIIKAAVVAVPTPYHYEIAKDLLESGINCLVEKPFTSTIKEAQDLIEISKKKNLVLQVGHVERFNPAVVSAQNYINNPRLIEVDRLGPYDPRTSHIGVVLDLMIHDLDILLTLVKDKVSSLEAHGAKILSDNEDIVKVRIKFGNGCVADLSASRVSLEKYRRIRIFQPDSYISIDYAGKSLKVFRKKRDIVKSFSDIEIIRPILSPEEPLYLELDHFLSCVNEGKKPIVSGEHGRDAMELALEILKNMVF